The window TAGTGCCTCTGACGGATGAAAAGACGGAGCCAATCACAGCGCAGCAGCTGTCCCGTTTGGGAACTTCTGCCTCCGTCCCCCGCCTGCCCTGCTTGTGGAGAAATGCTCCTCCGTTCCTGCATGGTTTCGTTGCGCTTTGTGCTCTATACTTGGTTTTGTACtcttgcacaagtacagagcacatTTACACTGCACAACGaaagtacacttacagtacttacttgtacttgcaagtaactGCTGTGCGGAGAGCGGATCAGcactgtattccgtacttgtacaaatGAGTACATGGACTGACTGTAGACGTGCTGAAGCACCGCGTCATGGGCTCGGGGGGGTTTCAGCGCGACGAACGGATGCATGCCGCGAACAATTCGGACCTGGCGTTGGAGGGACATTATTGACGAAGGCAGCAAGGAGCCGGGATAGGCGACAATAGCAACAGGTGCGGCATAGATGGATGCTGGTTTTCGTTGCATCTCATGCCGCCTCGCCCACAGCCGCCTCCGATGGTAGGCATCTTTGGCCACGTGATGTACCTtggagtacacctacatgcataCGCACcttcatgtacagtgcatgtactccaaGGTATCTgaactgtacatgtacgcacgCTCAATGATTCTTTCtcatgtactggtacttgtactggtacttgtactgtactggtacttgtactggtacttgtactgtactggtacttgtactggtacttgtactgtactggtacttgtactggtacttgcatgtatgtgcagagtacttggTGATACTTGAGCTACGCCATACAAGTTGGTGCGGCGCGCTCCATAAACAACTACCGGgtaatacctactaggtagtatgtAGGTTACTCCGTCGTAGagccaagtacaactacagtacacctacaaccaGTACGTCACTTggtaggtgcaagtacgtgtagtGCCTGGACATGCACGTGccatgtaccgagtacaatGTAATGAATCATGGCAAGCAGCGACAGGGAGGGCGCCCACGTCATGGTCCAGCATTCTCCAGTTCTCCAGGGTTGCCGCCTGCTTTACAACGACCTGCTAGCCATCTCCTTGCCTGCTCCCGCATTTCGCCATCCTGCGTCTGCTGCGTTGCGTTCCACGAGACGCCCTCAAAGGCCTTCCCTCCTCGCATCCGTCACCGCGCCATCCTCCAGTATCCTCGGCTTGCATCGAAACGCCATCTCCTTGGGTCTGGTGGTTCGAGGAGGTGATTCGACAAGAGGCCTCGTGCTCCACCTGACACCGCCCGGGGGCAACGCGGACGAGCAACAAGGAAGcagggcgccgtcgatggtgaTGCCAACCCGTCCTTGGATCGGttgcggggggggggggggggggcgtgtACCGTCGGGATGCGACGCAAGCGTGGGGTTTGGAAAGAGCACATGCATCCTGCCGTGATGCTGACGGCGAGTCTGGTTGCATCGCGACGCGCACGGCCGGCCGGCAGGCCtactcgaggacgacgacgctgagGAGGTCATTCTTGCCGTCTCGGATCTGCACCGTCGTCTCGCAATCGCTGGTCAGCGGAACgcccgacgagcacgacttCTTGAAGTAGTCGCCGTATTGGCTGCAGCTGTCCTGCAACCCCGAGTCGCACATCCTGCGCTCCGAGCTGCACCAGATGAACGGCTCCCCCCGGCAGACGCCGCGGAGGACGGCCTGGAAGGTGACGGTCTGGATGCGGCACGTcctgccggcggcgcaggtGGACGCGTACTCGACCGTTCGCGTCTGCGTCGTGAGgtccgtcgtctcgtccttGTAGGTGCCCGACACCTCGGCGAAGCCTCCCTTGCCGCTGAAGAGCGTCGAGACGGTGGCCTTGGCGCTGATGGTCCAGCCCTTGGTCGTgccgcgggcgacggcgacggattTCGTCGACTTGATGGTCCCTACCTCATCCTTCAGGTTGatgagctcggcgtcgacgtgcaCCGACGGGATGATGGTGACGTTTTCGATTTGCGCCAGGTAGTGCCGCGTCCAAAACTCCGTCGTGAAGCACTGGCCCACGTTTTGGATGCACGTCGGCTCGAACTGGTTTGCGCCGTCGTAAAAGGGCGGTCGGTCGTCGTCCATTGTCATCATCGCCTTGGAGAGGCGATCCATGTAGGCGGCAAGCTGGGAATTGGGCACCGGTTCCACGGCCGAGATGCCGCTCACGAGCGCGGCAACCACCAGTCCGCACTGAACAATTCGCTGCATCGTGATGGTGTGAAGGCGAGAGGATCGTTCGGATTGCAAAGGAGGCTGTGGTTCAACCTTGCCCGGCAATGTCGACCAACGGAGCGACATATATAGACGAGCCTGGATGCAGATGAGTCGTCGGAAAAATGGAATAAACGGTCATCTTTGTCGTCGTGAAACAAACGAGCGCCGACTTGCCCCTTGTCGTGATTCCAGCATGAGCCAATGTTCAGACCCAACGTCATGTGCGCCGGTTCCAAACCTCGATCCGCTTTAACCCAAGGCCTGTCCATCTCGGCCCGCATCAACTTCGGAGATTTTGCGCATGCTTGACAGCGCGTTGCCATGTGGGCGCCTCCACGGTGGTGGGATACGCCGTTGACGTGAACGGGGGTTGCTTGACGTTCCAATGCGGATCGAGCAAGCATCTTCCCCCACGCAGCGAGAGCAATCTCCGACCCGCACCGTACCCTGCACGTATTCGAATCACCCTGCTGTTTTTACTTCCGACTTGGAAGAGACCGCATGATTCGGAATGCGGCGCATTGCCTGGAGCTGTCTAGACAAAACTCCTTCGGCGGGGGGCCAGCTCTCGTGGCGGCACCGACGCACATCTGCCAGGGGCGAGCGGCGCTGCCAAGGCAGGACTGACAGAGGCATTTACTCTGAGATGAGACGGCTTCGGAAGCTCATGCAGTTCAAGGTCAGGTCATGGTGACGTGGCATCCGCCGCATGTCATGTCGATCGTCATATTCCGACACTTGAACGGTGGCATGTCGTCGCGGCTGCCGTCACAGGAGCAGAGATGGGGCGAGGACGGATGTTGACGATCCAAAGGCGCACACACGTGCGTCGGATTCGGACGAATCGGCGGTTGGCGAGGCAAGGAAGATGGACCTGTGCTTGAGCCTTGTTCATCTGATTGTCGAGGACGGGCACGTTTGGAGACAAGCCAGCCGACAAGGTTTGCGGTCGGAATTCCGTCTccatcggcagcctcggGTGTCGGGAGCCGGAAATACCCAGGATCCTACAGGCAGTGATTCGAGAAGGGGTTTACTCTGCACCGCAACATCAGCATGCCTCGTCCCCAGGCGGTGATTCGAGAAGGGGGCCTCCTTGCACCGCAACATTGGCATGCCTCGTCCCCCGACGGAGTGCCCTCGATTTGGCTGGACAGCGTTGCTTGCCGTGCCAGGGTTGAGAGAGCGAGCCGGACATTGTCCTACATGGTTCTCGAGTGATGGTGCATCGCATCGCAGATGACCATGGACCGTAGATTGAGGTCGACGTCGCGTTTGACGTGGTGAGTGCACCTTCGACGGTCCAAGAATTAGCATCGTACCGTCAAGGACATGTTGCGTAGCATCCAGGCAGTTTGGACGTCATTCGGACTTGAACTCGAGCCATCACAAGGATTGCCATGTCACGTTTGGGGGACAATTCGATGCATCGAGTCTTTGTCTGCGTCGTCTGTTCTTGGTTGCATCATGGACGAGACGTATGGCTGAGAACTTGTGCGGGCAAATCACATCATGTCACCTGACCGCCTGTTGGAGTCGTATGCTTGGGGCGCTTTTTTGGGGATCATGGCCATTGCACGAAATGGAGGGGAAACTAAATTGACCATAATTTCATGGCAATCCCCTTGGCTTCGCAAGGAAGATGTAGAGTCCCTTGGGTAAAAATTCCGTTTGCGTGCGACGTATTTTGACCATCGTCACAGAGAGCCGAGCGAGCAAGGTTGGTGGTGCCCATTCACGATGAAAACCAAGTGAGCTCTACAGCAGGAACACAAATACGTGGATCCACCACTGCCATAGCTTTTCGTCATTACGGTAAAATGGAataatgtacggagtaccgagcacTCGGTAGATGGTGCGCCATCAGAGATCCCTTGAAAGCATGGTGCTGGCCATCCTTGTCGGAAGCGTTGTGTCATGTTGGTTGGTACAGGGTAGGCAGAATTATATGAATCGAGAGGCCGATCGTGTGTCATGCAAAGCATGCATGCGGTTTCGGCGACATGCGCAGACGACGATACACACCATGTCAACCCTGTCATGTCATGTATTGATGAGGTGCGTACCGCAAGACACTTTGATGACCACAACGGCCATTTGTTTCCGCGGCGAAAGGCGACAAACGTATGAGcaggtaattactccgtatcgAGGTATGCATGGCACGCCGACAATGAAGATCCAACATGGTGCGGGGGAATCACAGGCTGATCCCTGTGGCgcaaagtacaagtacagagtacctcGCAGAGCGTGATGCTGCCAAGTACCTACCAGGTAGTAGGAACATGTGCTCATTGGAAGCAATAACACGGGTTGCCGTCCATGACATGCTTCAGCGGTGACGCTGCTGAGACGTGGTGTCTCGCAAatgcgtcgacgccgaggacagGTACCGGAGACGGGCGCGGTACAAGCTGGCATATcgggtgggtggtggtgcgGGCCGTCACCAGCAAGTACGCGGTACCTCAGCTTCGGGTCAACCACCCCCCCGGGCAGGACTCTGCTTAGGGGGCCTCCGGGGGCTCTTAGCGCAAGCTGCAGCGACAACGACGCTGTGTTTGTCACTGTCCATTGGCGCTCGATTCGCCCCCCTGCAGTGATATAAGCACTTACGTGGCGGTGAAAGGTGCTGTGCCACGAGGCAGGCTTCGGAGGGACGGGCAGCAAGAGCGATGGCTCACCGTCTCTCTCGATCCCTTCGCCGCAGAGGACAGTCATCAAACTCGTCTTTACCTTGACGAACCCCCTCATCCCATCCAAGCTTCCCATCCAAGCTCACCGCGTGACGGACGCAACGCTCGTGcggctcgcctcgacgcaTCGTCGATGAGGGAAGCACAATAacggcgtcgccctcggcccaGGACCAGCGGCCATGGATCGGATGATCTACGTTCCCGGCCCTCAGGCCAAGGAGCAAATTTTTCAGGCCCAGGGCCACATGTTCTTCTCGCGTCAGACGGCGCTCGACTTTGCCGACGAGTTCGTCCGCAAGGCGCCCGGCGGCTGCACCGGTCCTCATCTGCCGCAGCTCTACGAGAGGATGCGGACGTGCCTGGGCGAAGGCGAGCAGGTCGACATCTGGTTCGGCCTCTGCAGGCCAgacacgacggccggccaggaGGAGTTGTCGtcgggcgagctcgtcgggcACACCTGGGCCCTGCAccggacggccgacggcgaggaaaaGCATCTCTGGGAGGTCGGTCGAGGCACGCCGGCCATGGGCgaggcctttgccgcccgAGCGTTCAACGCCTACCGCGAGGCCATGGCTCGCTTCCTCGGCAAgggcccgccgccggccgtgcTCGTGGACCAGACGGGAATGGCGGCGGAGAGGCCGAGGGAGTTTAAGAGGAAGCCCATCATCTCGCGGGCgctgtcgccgtcgaaccTCTACCACGCGTCGGGCCGCATGTGGTACTTTGTCGAGctcgcaccgccgccgacgacggtggacgaGCCGGTCGTGCTGTCGCGGCCGATGCGATCCTTTGACGCGCTCGCGCTCTCGGCCCTCGCGGCGCTCGCCTGGGGGGAGCCGCCGCTCGTCTTTGGCATCAGCAGCACGACCGACATGCTGGGGAAGCTTCCGACGGGGTTCGTGAGGACGACgtacgaggccgacgagacggtcaAGCGACGGGACGGCGAGATTCTGCTCGTCATCTGAGCGAGCTCCCGACGCAGTCGGGGTAGGGATGCCATGGCACcgagcgagggcgacgcTACGGAGCaggaagcaagcaagcaagcaagcaagcaatcAAGCAATCAAGCAATCAAGCAATCAAGCAATCAAGCAATCAAGCAATCAAGCAATCAAGCAAGCAACACATtcatggccacgacggccgaggtaCCGATGCATGTGCACAGGATGTGTACGCAAACAGCGGCGGTCCACGTGTCAGCGACACGAgcttcgacgacggacgaggcaaACGATGGGACTGACGACAATGGAATGAGGGCGATTGACCAGTCACGCCGACTCCGCCTCTCCTCTCTTCCTCCCTTGCCCCCCTGCCCTCCTGCCCCCATTTCCCCCTCCCTTTGGGCACTGCTGTCGTCGGAGACAAATGTCGACGGTAACAGACAGTGCTGGGGAGACTTGGGGTCATGTTGCGGGGGTTTTTATTTTTCTAGAGCGCAGACGAAAAAGAAAAGCCCGGGAGAGGCCAACCTTATTATCAATATTGCCTTGGTTCTAAAAATggcctccccccccttcccgcCGAAAGGTCACCACCCACCATCCTCGGACGGAGGCAACCCGCAATCTCCCTTCGCTCGAGCCTTGGGAAGCAAAACAGCCACCAATCTCGCAGCGGGCGACGAGTGCGAAAATTGGTGCCAAAGTCGGATGGACCATGAGGCGTCCGTTTCAAGCGTCCGATCCAGCTacgcgtacggagtgctccgtacttgcctgccCATGTACAGTGCCCGAGTGAACAAGGCGGATGAAGAATGAGGGTTCGGTGGGGGATCATCGACAACTCGCAAGCGGCCATGCCACAGCAACAACAAgagccagggccagggccagagccagagccagagccagagccagagccagagccagagccagagccagagccagagccagagccagagccagggccagggccagggccagagccagagccagggccagggccagagccagagccagagcaAGTGCGAGAGCAAGAGCGACAGCGACAGCAGCACAAAATCAgccctggccgccgaggagcggTTCTCGGatgaagctcgccgaggagctccAACACCAATAAGAGCTCGTCATGTTCAGAAATGCACCCACATATTTGGCACGAATGCAAACGCCAtccgagctcgagcggcaAGGTCCGTAAGGCTTTCGCTCCTCGACGCTCCTCGACGCGCACCAGTCCGAGGTCACTTTGACAGTCCGTGGCACATGACTATCGAAGCCCATGCCAGGAGCTCGACGGGCCTGTCGAAAGCCAATTGGCCGCCCGGCGCTGAAACGGAAATGGGGTCGTCAGCCCTCTGGGGCGGCTGAGGtggaggcgagggcgacgacggctctgCTAGCGCATCGCAAGTGCTCGAGATGGCATGCGCTCGCTCGGAACTCGGGACCTGATTGGGGTTCTTCACTTCCTCCGTCCTTCAGTCGGTCCTCgaagaggagggagggggggggacgcGCCAGCGAATTCGACGAAAGGGAGACGAGAACGCCTCgacgcctcgacgcccgcgaGCCCAGGCCAAACCGAGGAGGGATATTTCCGAACGGACGAGGCTTCGACGATGCAGCCCAGATGGCAGGTCACttctcgcccgtcgccgagggaaTGTGTACCttggtcgtcgacgtcctgcgCGCTGGCACCGACTGTACGCACCACACGCAGCACGGCGGCATTCGCTTCGTCGACGTTCGGGACCTGCGAGCCACAGCAAACACTCTTTAAGGCCGCCCTTCCCACGCACGCCCCTTGGCGCGCCACCCGATTCGATTCTcctctcgccctcctcgccttctCCTCACCTTCTCCTCGCCCTGCTCGCTTTCCTCTCCTCCGTTGTCCTCGTCCCTTCTCCTTTCTGTGCAAGATACCCCATCTccttcgtcgccatggacgcTCAGCAAGCCGATCAGGCCCAGCAGCaagccgcggccgcggcccaGCCGGCCGATACCGTCAccccggcaccggcgccggcgcccgcCCCCGGCTCGGCTCCTACGACGGCTCCCGCGGCTCCGGCGACGGGCACGTCGCACAGCAACGGCCccatcgacgagcaggaTCTCAACGACTGGAAGACGCGCTTCAACGACGTGCTTGCCCGCCCCAGCGAGCACATCAACTCCAAGTCGGCGGCCCAGGCCTCGCCCTGGCACGCGGGCTTCTTCGAATGCTTCAAGCCCATCGACCTCTGCCTCATCAGCTGCTGCTTGCCCTGCGTCACCTTTGGCAAGACGCACCACCGGCTGCGGAAGAACGGCGACCTCGTGGGCTACGAGCCCATCAACACCTCGGTATGTTgcgccgcctccctcgcgccccgacgacggctgacGCGCCTCGCGCCCCCCAGTGCCTGCTGTTCTGGGGTTCGACTTGCTGCTGGCTCTACTGGATACCGCTGGCGATGCAGCGCCAGAACGTGCGCGAAAAATACAACCTCCAGGGCAgctgcctcgtcgacctcgccgtctcctGCTGCCTCGGCTGCTGCACCGTCATCCAGTCGGACAAGGAGGCCGAGTACCACGAGGCGCTGCTCAAGAGCTCGGGCGTGCAGCAGCAGTACCAGTCCAACACGGAGATGACGTACCCCGAAGCCAAGCCCGCCGGCACCTGAGGACCTCGAGCGTCGGAGGACCCGGGGACCCGATGACCGGGCCGGgggtcctcgtcgcctgccgCGCGCCCACCACCTGTCGTTGCTTGTATCTCGCGAGGGCTGTAATGGTCGAGAGGGCCCGCCCGTGCGCCGTTTGCTTTCCGCACCGCTTGAGTGCTTCGGATCAGTGGTTCAAGAATATGAATACCCCCCAACTTCAGAATCCATCTTTCACAACCATGCCcaccgcggcgacggcacccgcATGAATGCTTCGTGCCCCcttgccgccatcgccgtcctcgtgTCTGCCGACGTTTTTGGCGTCGGACCGCGTCACCTCGTATTCCGGGGACCTTGTTTTGCGTCGAGAGCGTGACGAGAGACGGACATGGCGCATCACGCCTTGCCGCTTCGAGGTCGGAAGGTCCAGTTCGATTCACGTCCGGCTGCGTCGGCCCGTAGTCGTTGCCGAAACAGCCGCAACGAGTGGTGGGAAGATGAAATATGTCGCACGTCCGTCATGGCCTGCCGCGTACGACGGACTGTACAAGGGCCGAGTCGAGGGATTTTATGCCGGCCGTCGCGATGCCAAGTTCGTGATGAGCAGGAGAAGACGTGGCCGATGGCATTAGGGATACCTCATGTCTCTCCAAACGCCCGTGGACAGAGCCAGGTCGAGTGGTGAGGTGACGCGTTGAGCATGATGAATTTGCGGTGAATATTGCTCggagctgtacggagtaccgagaATCACATGCACGGTAAGCGAGCACTGCCGAGGCCGCACAGCAGGTGcattgtacctgtacttgttgtGCAGTGGGCACAGTGCGGTGACGGTACTTGGTGCGACACTGGCGCTGTGTCATCATGGGCCCGAACTCCAACGTGTCACCAAGAGCTCACACTCGGCACACTTCtgtgtactctgtactctgtacggagtagatggACAGGTAATCGGCTTCTGACCCCAACCTATTTAGGGACACGAATGGCATTTCTCGGGTCGAATCGTGCGATCGATCGATTTCAGGAATGTCGAAATGTCAGATACGAGATCCCTTTGGGGTTAGACGTCTACCGTTGCGAGGGGCTAATCTATTTGCGGTAATACTCGGTCGAACACATGTAATAcagagtagttgtacatgtactccgtggatttactgtacatgtagctgtacatgtagttgaTGAGCGACACAAGTACCAGCtcggtgcggagtacttgtgcctggaCAAATGCAAGTAACTTTTACAGTTCGTGCTTGTTCCGGCACTGTAATCTGGCACATTTAGTGTCagttgctccgtacggtgtactAATTGCAAGTTCTtgcgcaagtacagagtacagttactgtaggtactgggTACATGGTGGTACCCACATTACTCcctgttcatgtacttgtacttggttgcaATTGCAGTACGCGTcctgcacaagcacaagtacttacatgtacaactacagcagaGTGTCCGAGCCAgcgcatgtgcagtactccgaGCCGATACCCggctctgtacggagtacctactgtacttactaacTCACTTACAGTATGgggtacacctactgtagttgttatgtatacatgtactcggtacttcGGCTGTTCGCTtcatgcacaagtacctgtacttgcttgtacacgACTTGCCTAGTAACACTGTGTACGGGTCTATCCGGATAAAGCTTGGCGTTGTTCATTTCTGACCCGCCGACAAGGAAGGTGCTGACAAGTCGTTGCTCGTACGACTTcacctcgaccgcctcggcctcacCGCTTCAGGGGCATCGTGTCTTTTCCAAATTTTCATCCTCCGCACGCGACGGCCTCACCCCCCCGGCCgcctctcgcctcgcctctcATCCGATAGCGGCCTGAGCCTGCTACCGACCAAGCCCCCTCGAGCCCGCCTTTGTTGCTTCATCAAGCGCGGCGGATGCGGAGAGCTCGAAGCAAAGAGCAGAGCAgcaccgtcgtcttcgtcggccacAGGTCAAGTCAATACGGCGTGTCGACGACCCGCCGTTGTTCCCTCCATCTCCCGTACCGACCGACACGGTGGCCTCGACTCTGCTCCTCGCAGTCCCcttctcctccgccgccgccggtgcacGAGGGGGAGCGCTAGCTGTCgctggcgatggcgtcgacggacctcccgccgacgccgaccggGTACGATACGAtgctcggcagcgacgacacTCGCACGGCGGACGGTGAAGAGAAGCCGGACCGTGTTTCCGTGGACCCCGCGGAAGGGGTCGTCGAGGGACCGGCGGCGAATGGCCCGAGCAAGGAATCGTCTCgcccggacgacggccgagagcgcGTCCGGCTCGTcaggggcgacgacggcgccttcACCTTTGTCGACGGCTCGCGTCTCGTCAACAACCTGCCCTGGATCGTCGGCTTCATGGAGctcgccaacgccggcgaCTTTGCCGCCAACGTGTGGAACCAGGTGCCCGTGCCCGTCTACGCCATCGTCTTcatggccatcggcggcaccgtcgccggcatcctcaGCGTCTTTGCCTTTCGCGACGCTCGCCTCTCCTGCAAGAACGTCCGCTTCctgcggcggcaacggcgggagcagcaggccgagcgcgcccgccgcctgcgGCATGGCCTGTCGACGCTCGACGTGGACGTCCTCATGGCCGTCACCTTCCGCGAGTTCGGCAGCGAGGTCATCGGCCGCTGGTTCATGGACATTCTCATGGGCTGCGGCGCCGTCCTCATCTGCGTCGGCACCTTcatggccatcggcggcgccgacccGGCCGTCTACGAGGCGAGCAACATCCTCTCCGGCTACCTCGGAAACGCACCCATCGCcctcttcggcctcgtcaaCTCGGCCTGGGCCGCCTACATCTTCGCCAAGGCTCGGGGCCACGTGAGGGCGACGCGCGAAACCCTCAggggctcggccgccgcggccctcGTCAAGCGTCGCAGCCGCAACGTGCAGGTGTTTTGCGCCGTCAACGGcacggccgccatcctcggcggcctcggctccaTGCTGACGGCCACGTACTGGTGGGGGTACGTCATCCTGAtccccgtcatcgtcgcctccgTCTTCTGCAACGTCTGGTGGCGACACCGCGTCGGCTACACCCGCTGGCACCCCAAGCCCGGCGAGTTTCCGGCCCTCGTccccgccgagctcgtcgccgagctcgagtttgccgcccgcgccgccgtcgtcgcccgcgaGCGCGAGAGGTCGCCGATCGACGagttcgtcgccgacgccggctcggTCCGCGACGTGCTCGCCTTCCTGCGTCGACACCTCTTCTTCGACGCGTTCTGCCTCCGAgtcgcctcgacgcccgacctctgcgacgccctcggcgggaAGCATCAGCccgagctg of the Drechmeria coniospora strain ARSEF 6962 chromosome 01, whole genome shotgun sequence genome contains:
- a CDS encoding hypothetical protein (related to DUF614 domain protein), giving the protein MDAQQADQAQQQAAAAAQPADTVTPAPAPAPAPGSAPTTAPAAPATGTSHSNGPIDEQDLNDWKTRFNDVLARPSEHINSKSAAQASPWHAGFFECFKPIDLCLISCCLPCVTFGKTHHRLRKNGDLVGYEPINTSCLLFWGSTCCWLYWIPLAMQRQNVREKYNLQGSCLVDLAVSCCLGCCTVIQSDKEAEYHEALLKSSGVQQQYQSNTEMTYPEAKPAGT